The Spirochaetota bacterium genome has a segment encoding these proteins:
- a CDS encoding beta-propeller fold lactonase family protein, with the protein MMHPLNLFNRILIGFLIILCPFLGIGCTGCSKSSSDDSTLLAVLALFGGGSSIKPRFAYVTNLNNNTVSMYTVNATTGQLRHNGYVLTGANPYSITVNPAGTYAYVPNYSDSTISVYSIGSDGRLTAVGSPVATGTGPMMVTLHPSGMFLYVTNSMPHTIWNYRVDVTTGGLTYVNSITSPGTQTTHIVVEPNGKFAYATNFTSNNITVYSIDATTGNLTAVGSPVTAGTNVRYIAIHPSGMYLYAANTGSDSISMYQINKTTGELTPLAGSPLDLGSGSTPMSIQVSPSGDYAYVANKGTDMTAVLAIDRSTGQLSIETQPAAGDGPSVVQADPSQKFVFTVNNISYTISTYTRNGDGTLTLTATVSTQKDPTGMAIVGGTSAVEYIPMFAYAANGNNDNISVYTINQSTGALTAGTAMAAGPGPYSVTVDPSGRFAYATSMASFTISVYTINQSTGALTAVGSPIATGDMPYSVTVDPSGRFAYAANYGTDNISVYRINQSDGALTAVGSPIAAGDMPYSVTVDPSGRFAYAANIGTGNISVYRINQSTGALTAGTDVAAGVTPYSVTVDPSGRFVYAANKGSDSISVFTINQSTGALTAGTAVTAGDGPDSVITTGIIR; encoded by the coding sequence ATGATGCATCCACTTAATCTCTTCAATCGTATTCTCATCGGCTTCCTCATCATTCTTTGCCCATTCCTGGGGATCGGATGTACCGGCTGTTCCAAATCCAGCAGCGATGACAGCACGCTTCTTGCCGTTCTGGCGCTCTTTGGCGGCGGCAGCTCCATCAAGCCGCGCTTCGCCTATGTGACCAACTTGAACAACAACACCGTGTCAATGTACACGGTGAACGCAACCACTGGTCAGTTGCGACATAACGGATACGTGCTTACTGGGGCTAATCCCTATTCGATCACAGTAAACCCAGCCGGGACTTACGCCTACGTCCCCAATTACTCCGACAGCACCATATCGGTCTATTCCATCGGTAGTGACGGTAGGCTCACGGCCGTGGGGTCCCCCGTGGCCACGGGAACTGGGCCCATGATGGTGACGTTGCATCCCTCGGGCATGTTCCTATACGTGACCAACTCGATGCCCCACACGATCTGGAACTACCGTGTCGACGTGACCACGGGCGGCCTCACCTACGTTAACAGCATCACCAGCCCCGGCACCCAGACAACGCACATTGTCGTCGAGCCCAATGGAAAATTTGCCTACGCAACGAATTTCACCTCGAACAACATCACGGTCTACAGCATCGATGCCACGACGGGGAACCTCACCGCCGTGGGATCTCCAGTGACTGCAGGAACAAATGTGCGCTATATCGCGATCCATCCCTCCGGGATGTACCTGTACGCTGCAAATACCGGCTCGGATAGCATTTCCATGTACCAGATAAACAAGACCACCGGTGAGCTCACCCCCCTGGCCGGATCGCCCCTGGACCTGGGCAGCGGCAGCACCCCCATGTCGATCCAGGTATCCCCCTCGGGAGATTACGCCTACGTGGCCAACAAAGGTACCGACATGACGGCGGTGCTCGCGATTGACAGATCCACGGGCCAGCTGTCGATAGAGACCCAGCCCGCGGCGGGAGACGGGCCGAGTGTCGTTCAGGCCGACCCATCGCAGAAATTCGTCTTCACGGTGAACAACATATCGTACACCATCTCCACCTACACACGAAATGGTGACGGCACACTTACCCTTACCGCTACCGTGTCTACACAGAAGGACCCGACAGGCATGGCCATCGTGGGAGGGACCAGCGCCGTGGAATACATTCCGATGTTCGCCTATGCGGCAAATGGCAATAATGACAATATCTCAGTCTATACCATTAACCAGTCCACCGGGGCTTTGACCGCAGGCACTGCCATGGCTGCTGGACCGGGCCCATATTCTGTCACTGTGGACCCCTCGGGTCGATTTGCCTATGCGACAAGTATGGCCTCTTTCACAATCTCAGTCTATACCATTAACCAGTCCACCGGGGCTTTGACCGCAGTTGGTTCTCCCATAGCTACTGGAGATATGCCATATTCTGTCACAGTGGACCCCTCGGGTCGATTTGCCTATGCGGCAAACTACGGCACTGACAATATCTCAGTGTATAGAATTAACCAGTCCGACGGGGCTTTGACCGCAGTTGGTTCTCCCATAGCTGCTGGAGATATGCCATATTCTGTCACAGTGGACCCCTCGGGTCGATTTGCCTATGCGGCAAATATCGGCACTGGCAATATCTCAGTCTATAGAATTAACCAGTCCACCGGGGCTTTGACCGCAGGCACTGACGTGGCTGCTGGAGTTACCCCATATTCTGTCACAGTGGACCCCTCTGGCCGGTTTGTCTATGCGGCTAATAAAGGCAGTGATAGCATTTCAGTTTTTACAATAAATCAGTCTACCGGTGCCCTCACAGCCGGCACTGCTGTAACTGCGGGAGATGGTCCTGATTCAGTCATCACAACCGGCATCATCCGGTGA
- a CDS encoding 3-isopropylmalate dehydrogenase: protein MAQSYNIAVIPGDGTGPEVIAEGLKVARAAASVEKISLDFTTFDFGGERFMKTGEVLPEGAIEELKKFDAIYLGAIGHPDVKPGILEKGILLKIRFALDQYINLRPVRLYPGVECPIKGKGPKEIDYCCIRENSGGMYTGMGGLSRPGTADEVAIQNMVYTYEQVARCLRYAFDYARTHGKKARGVGPENTLALVGKSNVLTYMYELWNRVFAEIGAEYPDVKREYYHVDATCLYMIGSPEMFDVIVTENMFGDIITDLGAITQGGLGVAAGGNINPEGVSMFEPIGGTAPMWTGKNAINPLAAILAGAMMLETLGERSAASRIEKGVMQVIEKDMKSMEAGKMGISTTEVGDRVSKYVS, encoded by the coding sequence ATGGCACAGTCATACAACATCGCGGTCATTCCCGGCGACGGCACCGGTCCCGAGGTCATAGCCGAGGGCCTCAAGGTGGCCAGGGCGGCGGCGTCTGTCGAAAAGATATCCCTCGATTTTACGACCTTCGATTTCGGCGGGGAACGCTTCATGAAAACCGGCGAGGTGCTGCCGGAAGGCGCCATAGAGGAATTGAAAAAATTCGACGCCATCTACCTGGGGGCCATAGGCCATCCGGATGTCAAGCCGGGCATCCTCGAAAAGGGCATTTTATTGAAGATCCGCTTTGCCCTGGACCAGTACATAAACCTCCGCCCCGTGCGCCTCTATCCCGGCGTCGAATGCCCCATCAAGGGGAAGGGCCCGAAGGAGATAGATTACTGCTGCATCCGCGAAAACAGCGGCGGCATGTACACCGGCATGGGGGGCCTCTCCCGTCCCGGCACGGCGGACGAAGTGGCGATCCAGAACATGGTCTACACCTACGAGCAGGTGGCCCGGTGCCTCCGCTACGCCTTTGACTACGCCCGCACCCACGGCAAGAAGGCCCGGGGCGTCGGCCCCGAGAACACGCTCGCCCTGGTGGGAAAGTCCAACGTCCTCACTTACATGTACGAGCTGTGGAACCGGGTCTTCGCGGAGATCGGCGCCGAGTACCCGGACGTGAAGCGCGAGTACTACCACGTTGACGCCACCTGCCTCTACATGATCGGCAGCCCCGAGATGTTCGACGTCATCGTCACGGAAAACATGTTCGGCGACATCATCACGGACCTGGGGGCCATCACCCAGGGCGGCCTGGGGGTCGCCGCCGGCGGCAACATCAACCCGGAGGGCGTGAGCATGTTCGAGCCTATCGGCGGCACGGCCCCGATGTGGACGGGCAAGAACGCCATCAATCCCCTGGCGGCCATCCTGGCAGGGGCCATGATGCTGGAGACCCTGGGTGAAAGGAGCGCCGCGTCCCGCATCGAAAAGGGCGTGATGCAGGTCATCGAAAAGGACATGAAGTCCATGGAAGCGGGCAAGATGGGAATTTCGACGACCGAGGTCGGCGACCGGGTGTCGAAATACGTATCCTGA
- a CDS encoding HDOD domain-containing protein, with protein sequence MIVSKTSQMASDFDKGETIALSLSYHNKAVIRFISSVITKILARNNMVFLQDAVITILREIIVNAVKANSKRLYFRFQNLDMLDEEEYLQGMEGFKSFIIDNQGFVEDELKKSDYKVVIYLKKFESGFSINVQNNAPIHPEEMNRIKTRLQKAKSYNDFSEVYCDVSDDTEGEGLGLVLTILFLKNTGIGVNSLQISSNERITDTSLVVPFQLKPVTVINKIQQQILNEVRDLPTFPENILELEKLCTNPEVDYRIIAEKISIDPSLSVSVLKLSNSAAFITRRRIETIIDAISLIGMKNLRAIIIASSARRILDERYSSFRQVWDHCNKTAFYGRQLAMTLGYGKIAQNIYLASLLHDLGKIVLLSTSSALSEWMFTLVHNRGMRTSTVIEEVSIGISHSSIGEQIAKKWNLPDYLVEAIQWHHAPLNCKSEFQDIVYITYLANKMCSIEEKKYDYYFLEEDVLQKYKLDDEKAFNALHERMKVMYNDQNAPKR encoded by the coding sequence ATGATCGTTTCGAAGACATCACAGATGGCCTCTGATTTCGATAAGGGCGAAACCATTGCGCTTTCTTTAAGCTACCATAATAAAGCGGTCATCCGCTTTATCAGCTCGGTCATCACCAAAATTCTGGCCAGGAACAACATGGTCTTCCTCCAGGACGCGGTCATTACCATTCTCAGGGAAATAATTGTCAACGCGGTCAAGGCGAATTCGAAGCGTCTCTATTTCAGATTCCAGAACCTTGATATGCTTGACGAAGAGGAATACCTGCAGGGGATGGAGGGCTTCAAGTCATTTATCATCGATAACCAGGGTTTCGTCGAAGACGAGCTGAAAAAGAGCGATTACAAAGTCGTCATCTACCTGAAAAAATTCGAGTCCGGCTTCAGCATCAATGTGCAGAACAACGCGCCGATCCATCCGGAGGAAATGAACAGGATAAAAACGCGCCTGCAGAAAGCAAAGTCCTACAACGATTTTTCCGAAGTGTATTGCGACGTGTCCGACGATACGGAAGGCGAGGGTCTCGGGCTGGTCCTCACGATCCTGTTCCTGAAAAATACGGGCATAGGGGTCAATTCGCTGCAAATATCCTCAAATGAGCGCATCACCGACACCTCCCTGGTGGTGCCGTTCCAGCTCAAGCCCGTGACCGTGATAAACAAGATCCAGCAGCAGATCCTAAACGAGGTGCGGGATCTGCCGACCTTTCCGGAGAATATCCTCGAGCTGGAAAAGCTGTGCACCAACCCTGAAGTCGATTACCGCATCATAGCCGAGAAAATATCGATCGACCCGTCCCTGTCAGTATCGGTGCTAAAGCTTTCGAATTCAGCGGCCTTCATCACAAGACGGCGCATCGAGACGATCATCGACGCCATAAGCCTGATCGGCATGAAAAATCTCAGGGCCATAATCATAGCGTCGAGCGCCCGCCGTATTCTGGACGAGCGCTATTCCTCCTTCCGCCAGGTCTGGGATCACTGCAACAAGACGGCGTTTTACGGCCGGCAGCTTGCCATGACCCTGGGGTACGGGAAGATCGCGCAGAACATATACCTCGCCTCGCTCCTCCATGACCTGGGGAAGATCGTTCTCCTTTCAACCAGCTCGGCGCTTTCGGAATGGATGTTCACCCTCGTGCACAACCGGGGCATGAGGACCTCAACGGTCATCGAGGAAGTATCCATCGGGATCAGCCATTCGAGCATAGGGGAGCAGATCGCGAAAAAATGGAACCTGCCGGATTACCTGGTTGAGGCGATCCAGTGGCACCACGCGCCCTTGAACTGCAAGAGCGAATTTCAGGATATCGTGTACATCACCTATCTCGCTAACAAGATGTGCAGCATTGAAGAGAAGAAATACGATTATTATTTTCTCGAGGAAGACGTTCTGCAAAAATACAAGCTCGATGACGAGAAGGCCTTCAATGCCCTCCATGAGCGAATGAAGGTCATGTATAACGACCAGAACGCGCCGAAACGATGA
- a CDS encoding long-chain fatty acid--CoA ligase, with product MQFRDYQNIHELLRETTAAIPDEKAFAWIPSPGQTESVTWREFYSQVLQAAKSLIALGVQKDDKVNIISYTSYKWLLTDQAIMSIGACTVGIYHTNLAKDCGYIINHSDAVLVFVEDITQLKKILQIRNEIPRVRKIILMNGTYDNDDFIINYDSFLKLGDSVPDRMFQRMADAVQPDDLATIVYTSGTTGVPKGAMLTHDNATFTVQSVIMSSDLKKGEETFLFLPLAHIYARLITYTCIYHGIATTFCRSMDTIIDDIKIARPHFFCSVPRVYEKVYSKVTSGAEAKGGLAYRIFKWAFATGYRVSDKIISGDAIPPLLSFKNFIADKVVFSKLKNALGGRVRFCISGAAPLEPSIARFFHAAGILILEGIGMTENMSYSHVNRVDNFRFGWVGTPGAGIEQSIADDGEFLVRGRNVMMGYYKMPAETMETITPDGWLRTGDLGEIDSTGVLRITGRKKDLIITSGGKNIAPSAIEGLMITSKYINQCCVIGDRRNYLTALVTLDQENIKEYAAGSGIPYGSMDDLIKNDRIIMLIHGEIQQKNRSLASFETIKKFTIVPEFTIDNDELTPTLKIRRNAINDHYHDVIDSMYEETISPELSFLKENFVERRKIPDRRLSPGDLRVIETANRRIAQRRISPAH from the coding sequence ATGCAATTCAGAGACTATCAAAATATCCATGAGTTACTTCGGGAGACCACGGCCGCGATCCCTGATGAAAAGGCTTTTGCGTGGATCCCCTCGCCCGGCCAAACCGAGTCGGTCACCTGGCGTGAGTTTTACAGCCAGGTGCTGCAGGCGGCGAAAAGCCTCATTGCCCTGGGAGTACAGAAGGATGACAAGGTCAACATCATCAGCTACACCAGCTACAAATGGCTCCTGACCGACCAGGCCATCATGAGCATCGGCGCCTGCACCGTGGGCATCTACCATACGAACCTGGCAAAGGATTGCGGCTATATTATCAATCATTCCGACGCCGTTCTCGTCTTTGTGGAAGACATCACCCAGTTGAAGAAGATCCTGCAAATACGAAATGAAATTCCCCGGGTAAGGAAAATCATTCTCATGAACGGGACCTATGACAACGACGATTTTATTATCAATTATGATTCGTTTCTTAAACTTGGCGACAGCGTCCCCGACCGGATGTTCCAGAGGATGGCCGACGCGGTGCAGCCCGACGACCTAGCCACCATCGTGTATACGTCGGGGACCACCGGAGTGCCCAAAGGGGCCATGCTGACCCATGACAACGCAACCTTTACCGTGCAGTCGGTCATCATGAGCAGCGACCTGAAGAAAGGAGAGGAAACCTTTCTTTTCCTTCCCCTGGCCCATATCTATGCCCGCCTGATAACCTATACCTGCATTTATCATGGCATAGCGACCACGTTCTGCCGCAGCATGGATACCATCATTGATGATATAAAAATCGCCAGGCCCCATTTTTTCTGCAGTGTCCCCCGGGTTTATGAAAAGGTGTATTCGAAAGTAACCAGCGGCGCGGAGGCAAAAGGAGGCCTGGCGTACAGGATATTCAAATGGGCCTTTGCCACAGGATACAGGGTGAGCGATAAAATAATTTCCGGCGATGCGATACCGCCCCTGCTGTCATTTAAAAATTTCATCGCAGACAAGGTCGTATTCAGCAAGCTTAAAAACGCCCTGGGCGGGCGGGTCAGGTTCTGCATCAGCGGCGCGGCGCCCCTGGAACCGTCCATCGCGAGGTTTTTCCATGCAGCGGGGATTCTGATCCTGGAAGGTATCGGCATGACGGAGAACATGTCCTATTCCCATGTCAACCGGGTAGACAATTTCCGATTCGGCTGGGTGGGCACTCCCGGCGCAGGTATCGAACAGTCCATAGCCGATGACGGGGAATTCCTCGTCAGGGGCAGGAACGTCATGATGGGTTATTACAAAATGCCGGCCGAGACCATGGAGACCATCACCCCCGACGGCTGGCTTCGTACCGGAGATCTCGGTGAAATCGATTCCACCGGGGTCCTCAGAATAACCGGCAGGAAGAAAGACCTGATAATAACGTCCGGGGGAAAAAACATCGCTCCCTCAGCCATCGAAGGACTGATGATCACCTCAAAATATATCAACCAGTGCTGCGTGATCGGGGACAGGCGCAACTATCTCACCGCCCTGGTGACCCTTGACCAGGAAAACATCAAGGAATATGCGGCTGGCAGCGGCATTCCCTATGGATCAATGGATGATTTGATAAAGAATGATCGGATCATCATGCTGATCCATGGTGAAATTCAGCAAAAGAACAGATCCCTCGCCTCCTTTGAGACAATCAAGAAATTCACCATAGTGCCGGAGTTCACCATCGATAACGATGAATTGACCCCCACGTTAAAGATACGGAGAAACGCGATAAACGATCATTATCATGACGTGATCGATTCAATGTATGAGGAAACAATAAGTCCGGAACTGTCTTTCTTGAAAGAGAACTTCGTAGAGCGGCGGAAGATCCCGGACCGTAGGCTGTCGCCCGGCGATCTTCGGGTCATCGAAACGGCAAATCGCAGAATTGCCCAGAGGCGGATTTCACCCGCTCATTGA
- a CDS encoding PBP1A family penicillin-binding protein, with amino-acid sequence MKLTRALPAKLLLIGIIILPFAYILSAYTSSYSILSGELTYDPSVSTKIYDCNGELISELFEENRTIVTGGTIPLVVKQAFCAAEDRNFYLHSGFDIPGIVRALIVDVLSGDIRQGGSTITQQLVKQLYTRGEKTLHRKIIEIFIAREFEKKFTKDRILEMYLSQIYFGHGVYGVQAAARFFFDKEMKGITVPEAALLASIPSAPNHFSPLKNPRAAFGRSRQVLYTMIDAGTIEKGDATRQFNAFWESYLDAIKTKFPTLGVRGSSFDRAPYFTEFIRQYLIDTFGEKLVYRGGLEVHTTLDLRHQKAAEDALVEGIEEQNQVALSRNASSYDSPDRLMTRKLIEDKKISRKEAETRMRFLDTFRIGSIDDLLLCSQLFGVEGLERSLMKYLNQQEELKRSSRVEGALVSLDPSTGDITAMVGGSDFNAANQLNRAVQSARQPGSAFKAFVYGAGIESKRITAATAYYDVPVLFKGTRTTWKPSNYEKTYKGRVLVRNALAASLNIISVLVADEVEPKLVADYASRLMGIPRSRFAVDPTISLGTSEVSPLEMARGFAVYANGGREVTPRAIRSITDKKGKKLYGGSKAEGAGKRLISEQTAFIMTSLLRSVVDSGTATGGVRGTAGFNLPAGGKTGTTTKFKDAWFVGFTPDLVAAVWMGCDSQKFSLGSGQSAAVVSAPIWGNFMRQVYTFRKPGRFKAQPDGVTVRAICGKTGKIPVEGCPVKSEFFIAGTEPREKCNSDHDEMTSIFDLVRKKKGDLLIKEKSKIFDGEVKKSR; translated from the coding sequence ATGAAACTGACCAGGGCATTGCCGGCAAAATTACTGCTCATTGGGATAATCATCCTTCCCTTCGCCTACATACTCTCAGCCTATACTTCCAGCTACTCCATACTTTCCGGGGAGCTCACCTACGATCCCAGCGTTTCGACGAAAATCTACGACTGCAACGGCGAGCTGATATCGGAGCTCTTCGAGGAAAACCGCACCATCGTCACCGGTGGCACAATCCCCCTCGTTGTAAAACAGGCCTTTTGCGCCGCGGAGGACCGGAATTTTTATCTCCATTCCGGTTTTGATATTCCCGGCATCGTCCGGGCCCTGATCGTCGACGTCCTGAGCGGCGATATCAGGCAGGGCGGCTCCACCATAACCCAGCAGCTGGTCAAGCAGCTTTACACAAGGGGCGAGAAGACGTTACATAGAAAGATCATAGAGATATTCATAGCCCGGGAGTTCGAGAAAAAATTTACCAAGGACCGGATTCTTGAGATGTATCTGAGCCAGATATATTTCGGCCATGGCGTATATGGGGTCCAGGCCGCTGCCCGCTTCTTTTTTGACAAGGAGATGAAAGGCATAACGGTCCCTGAAGCGGCGCTGCTGGCGTCGATACCGTCGGCCCCCAATCATTTTTCGCCCCTCAAAAACCCCCGCGCCGCCTTTGGGCGGAGCAGGCAGGTCCTTTATACCATGATCGACGCCGGCACTATTGAAAAAGGCGACGCTACCCGCCAGTTCAACGCTTTCTGGGAATCCTATCTTGATGCGATAAAAACAAAATTTCCCACCCTGGGAGTGCGCGGCAGCAGCTTTGACCGTGCTCCCTACTTCACCGAGTTCATTCGGCAGTATCTCATTGATACGTTCGGGGAAAAACTTGTTTACCGGGGTGGTCTTGAGGTACATACGACCCTTGACCTCCGCCACCAGAAGGCGGCTGAAGATGCGCTGGTCGAGGGCATCGAAGAGCAGAATCAGGTCGCCCTTTCCCGCAACGCCTCCAGCTACGATTCACCGGACCGCCTCATGACGCGGAAGCTGATAGAAGACAAAAAGATATCAAGGAAAGAGGCGGAAACAAGGATGCGATTTCTTGACACCTTCCGTATCGGGTCCATTGATGACCTGCTGCTCTGCTCCCAGCTCTTCGGCGTCGAGGGATTGGAACGCAGCCTGATGAAATACCTCAATCAGCAGGAAGAACTCAAGCGCTCTTCGCGGGTCGAGGGGGCCCTGGTGTCCCTTGACCCGTCCACCGGCGATATTACCGCCATGGTCGGAGGAAGCGATTTCAACGCCGCCAACCAGCTCAACCGCGCCGTGCAGTCGGCCCGCCAGCCCGGGTCCGCCTTCAAGGCCTTTGTCTACGGCGCGGGCATAGAATCAAAGCGCATCACCGCCGCCACGGCCTATTACGACGTGCCGGTCCTGTTCAAGGGCACGCGAACGACCTGGAAGCCCTCCAACTATGAAAAAACATACAAAGGCAGGGTCCTCGTCCGGAACGCCCTTGCCGCTTCCCTTAACATCATCTCGGTACTGGTTGCCGACGAAGTCGAGCCGAAGCTGGTGGCAGACTATGCTTCCCGCCTCATGGGAATACCACGAAGCCGTTTTGCCGTTGATCCGACCATTTCACTCGGCACATCTGAAGTTTCGCCCCTGGAAATGGCCAGGGGATTCGCGGTCTATGCCAACGGCGGCCGAGAGGTAACACCCCGCGCGATCCGGTCCATTACGGATAAAAAGGGAAAGAAATTGTACGGCGGCTCGAAAGCAGAGGGCGCCGGAAAGCGCCTCATTTCGGAGCAGACGGCCTTTATCATGACAAGCCTTCTCCGGAGTGTCGTGGATTCCGGCACGGCCACCGGCGGCGTCAGGGGAACCGCCGGGTTCAATCTCCCCGCCGGGGGGAAAACAGGCACCACCACAAAATTCAAAGATGCTTGGTTCGTCGGGTTCACGCCGGACCTTGTCGCGGCGGTATGGATGGGCTGTGATTCCCAGAAATTTTCCCTCGGCAGCGGCCAGAGCGCGGCCGTGGTATCGGCGCCGATATGGGGCAATTTCATGCGCCAGGTCTATACCTTCAGGAAGCCGGGACGATTCAAGGCGCAGCCTGACGGTGTCACCGTTCGCGCGATCTGCGGAAAGACCGGTAAAATCCCCGTTGAAGGCTGTCCCGTTAAATCTGAGTTTTTTATCGCCGGAACCGAGCCGCGTGAAAAGTGCAATTCCGATCATGACGAAATGACAAGCATCTTCGACCTGGTGCGGAAGAAAAAAGGGGATCTGCTCATCAAAGAAAAATCAAAGATTTTTGATGGTGAAGTGAAAAAGTCCAGGTGA